The following are encoded in a window of Legionella geestiana genomic DNA:
- a CDS encoding glycosyltransferase family 88 protein produces MPLLLNPHRHVKIWLSTNPHVFMSTVNQARMMLMRAMNPNEEIYLVYESRLLTPAAIQGLKDFCAQLNIRAKDAKTLLKKYRSEGIEQGLIALYEDNINNFAQGGNPGAASDILRVLEPVWKLGIYSDMDVLVNTATLPARIEVQRDILMTIRYTDENGERLGHLNTDIFAVLDTPEARTQLKFIQKAIARLSAPHTDWESVFDGMWPELQKRLPRELLTRKAGISAREMRGWIERVARDDEGLKFILMRTNVLQTSGPGLVGNVIMSAAEHMDWELFMNRLEPVAIDYYEGLSDALITQNNPQTGVSGGNNVVLPFDEKGRIGTDSSWTPMGKYITAWREGMLKRPSKLAFKSDAGVVNMHYPVTDLSVLDNAPIPQADILAKHASNHLSMLYVASDLLPAEKWVGQRLVLSDCYESRPGTKFCVTTNARFFAPGIGERNTDSPVPFIDYACTKTSSGVNCTGEALVRLSEGLSPAVDMPPRFLIQTMGSAALVGMASGFLPGMLADTLLLSGFSSRENAAKLKLATQILLLMMFSSWASMVVMVSVTIACRAAGLKPDMEKAASMGISLAMGLGAQTTTVGVASMAAGMAGSFFGSHLERRIAGAVESRLRAPDDARSSAPAR; encoded by the coding sequence ATGCCCCTTCTGCTCAATCCTCACCGCCATGTGAAAATCTGGTTAAGCACCAATCCTCACGTTTTTATGTCAACCGTCAATCAGGCACGCATGATGCTCATGCGTGCCATGAACCCCAATGAAGAGATTTATCTTGTGTATGAGAGCCGACTGCTCACGCCAGCCGCCATACAGGGGCTCAAGGATTTCTGCGCTCAACTCAACATTCGAGCAAAAGATGCGAAGACACTCCTGAAAAAATACCGTTCCGAAGGCATCGAGCAAGGCTTGATTGCGCTTTATGAAGACAATATCAATAATTTTGCACAGGGCGGAAACCCTGGTGCGGCCAGTGATATTTTGCGTGTTCTTGAGCCGGTGTGGAAACTTGGCATTTATTCGGACATGGACGTACTGGTTAACACCGCGACCTTGCCGGCAAGGATTGAGGTACAGAGGGATATTCTGATGACCATTCGGTACACCGATGAAAATGGAGAGAGGCTCGGTCACCTGAATACCGACATTTTTGCGGTCCTCGACACCCCTGAAGCGCGCACACAGCTAAAATTTATCCAGAAAGCGATAGCGCGCTTATCCGCCCCCCACACTGATTGGGAGAGCGTGTTTGACGGAATGTGGCCAGAACTCCAGAAACGTCTGCCTCGCGAGCTCCTCACCCGTAAAGCGGGCATTTCAGCGAGAGAAATGCGCGGATGGATTGAGCGCGTTGCCCGCGATGATGAGGGTCTTAAGTTTATTCTGATGCGCACAAATGTCCTCCAAACCTCAGGTCCCGGTCTCGTTGGCAATGTCATAATGTCAGCGGCTGAGCACATGGACTGGGAGCTTTTCATGAACCGGCTCGAACCGGTTGCCATTGACTATTACGAAGGACTCTCAGATGCACTGATTACGCAAAACAATCCTCAGACAGGCGTCAGTGGCGGCAATAACGTAGTGCTGCCTTTTGATGAAAAAGGCCGCATAGGCACCGACTCGTCATGGACACCCATGGGTAAATACATCACCGCCTGGCGCGAGGGAATGCTTAAGCGCCCATCAAAACTTGCCTTTAAGAGCGATGCGGGCGTCGTGAACATGCACTATCCTGTAACTGATTTGTCTGTACTCGATAACGCCCCCATACCGCAGGCGGATATCCTTGCAAAGCACGCGTCAAACCATCTCAGCATGCTCTATGTGGCGAGTGATTTATTGCCCGCAGAAAAATGGGTGGGCCAAAGGCTCGTGCTTTCAGATTGTTATGAGTCGCGCCCCGGCACAAAATTCTGCGTCACGACAAACGCCCGATTTTTCGCACCAGGCATTGGCGAGCGGAACACGGATTCACCGGTTCCCTTTATCGATTACGCCTGCACAAAAACATCCTCCGGGGTAAACTGCACGGGAGAGGCTTTAGTCAGGCTCAGCGAGGGATTAAGTCCCGCTGTCGACATGCCGCCACGCTTTTTAATCCAGACCATGGGAAGTGCGGCCCTGGTGGGAATGGCAAGTGGATTTTTACCAGGCATGCTGGCAGACACCCTGCTCCTTTCAGGATTTTCAAGCCGTGAAAATGCCGCGAAGCTGAAACTGGCAACACAAATCCTGTTGCTCATGATGTTTTCATCATGGGCGAGCATGGTGGTGATGGTTTCCGTGACCATCGCCTGCAGAGCCGCAGGATTGAAGCCAGACATGGAAAAAGCAGCAAGCATGGGGATTTCCCTTGCCATGGGCCTTGGTGCGCAAACTACCACTGTTGGAGTGGCCAGCATGGCAGCCGGCATGGCGGGAAGCTTTTTTGGCTCGCACCTTGAGCGGCGCATTGCAGGTGCTGTGGAATCCCGCCTTAGAGCGCCAGATGACGCCCGTTCAAGCGCCCCGGCAAGGTAG
- a CDS encoding DUF6969 family protein → MKTPATPFVFPHLSRWHKTRLLNHAAKVLETQQKMSSDPYKNIVHYTLNDDQQHLSGIHYPKGDRIDFSTGAQYFYHCHREDMDTEEHGHFHCFIRYEKIPRRISHSYPPDVKNHTHPPMSHLVAIAMNRYGQPIRLFAVNQWVSSEIWYDGEHAEWFTRRFRMTLSDSPHWQVLDAWVSGMIQLFAPQIHWLLCERSRVVAAASADASMESVFNDESLEELASIPIDLTQQIHWILKNRPQKTGTAETRTSSAGFTDSDDNRQPAIPLLKV, encoded by the coding sequence ATGAAGACTCCCGCCACCCCTTTTGTATTCCCGCATTTAAGCCGATGGCATAAAACCAGACTGCTCAATCATGCGGCAAAGGTGCTTGAAACGCAGCAAAAGATGTCTTCAGACCCCTATAAAAACATCGTGCACTATACCCTAAACGATGACCAACAGCATTTGAGCGGCATTCATTATCCAAAGGGCGACAGGATAGATTTTTCGACAGGCGCACAATATTTCTACCATTGCCACCGTGAAGATATGGATACGGAAGAGCATGGGCATTTTCACTGTTTTATTCGTTACGAAAAGATTCCGCGGCGCATTTCCCATTCTTATCCGCCGGATGTAAAAAACCATACGCATCCGCCCATGAGTCATCTGGTGGCCATTGCCATGAATCGCTATGGCCAGCCCATTCGTCTCTTTGCCGTCAATCAGTGGGTATCCTCAGAAATCTGGTACGATGGTGAGCATGCAGAGTGGTTTACCAGGCGTTTTCGCATGACGCTTTCAGACAGTCCGCACTGGCAGGTGCTGGACGCATGGGTGAGCGGCATGATTCAACTGTTTGCGCCGCAGATTCACTGGCTGCTCTGTGAGCGCAGCCGGGTAGTGGCAGCTGCCAGCGCGGATGCTTCAATGGAATCGGTATTTAACGATGAGAGCCTTGAAGAACTCGCCTCGATTCCGATTGATTTAACGCAGCAGATACACTGGATACTAAAAAATCGCCCACAAAAAACAGGGACTGCTGAAACGCGCACGTCCTCGGCAGGGTTCACAGACTCTGACGACAACCGGCAACCAGCAATCCCCTTACTTAAAGTGTAG
- a CDS encoding MFS transporter, with protein sequence MNALLFTPALPLMSVFFGVTEAVAENFMTVFLIGYTLGQLVYGPFSNRYGRRRSLMIGTFMQIGSQLVCLAGVATQQFWLLLLGRFFMAIGSGVGLKMTFTLVSETLSPERASRVIALVSMAFALSPALSVAAGAYLTVVFGWESIFYGATVYGLIILLFIKTLPETCQHKDRDALNPVKLLQNLRLQFADRQLVCWAMMMGSTTAIAYLFATLAPFIAISEAGLSEKAFGLYNLVPAIGLVSGGLIAAHLSARVSQRMALSAGLGITAVSVVLMGVATYLKMPVLWMLFVPMITVNFGNALIYPNASVLALKKATDKSNASAVMSFINMGFATVMVLAAGFTTPGQLVFMAALVLLTIFMALCLWGRR encoded by the coding sequence GTGAACGCGTTGCTCTTTACGCCGGCCCTGCCATTGATGTCGGTGTTTTTTGGCGTCACTGAGGCCGTTGCTGAAAATTTCATGACAGTGTTTCTCATAGGTTATACCCTTGGCCAGCTCGTCTATGGACCTTTTAGCAACCGCTATGGGCGCAGGCGCTCGCTGATGATTGGCACCTTCATGCAGATTGGCAGCCAGCTTGTATGCCTTGCCGGGGTGGCCACGCAGCAGTTCTGGCTGTTACTTCTGGGGCGTTTTTTTATGGCGATTGGCTCTGGTGTAGGGTTGAAAATGACGTTTACACTGGTGAGCGAGACGCTCTCACCAGAGCGCGCCAGCCGGGTGATTGCACTGGTTTCCATGGCTTTTGCGCTGTCGCCTGCGCTCTCTGTGGCGGCGGGAGCTTATCTTACGGTGGTGTTTGGCTGGGAGAGCATTTTTTACGGCGCGACCGTCTATGGCCTTATTATACTCCTTTTCATAAAGACACTTCCGGAAACCTGTCAGCACAAGGACCGGGATGCATTAAATCCCGTTAAACTGCTGCAAAACCTTCGCCTGCAGTTCGCGGACAGGCAGCTGGTGTGCTGGGCGATGATGATGGGAAGCACTACGGCGATTGCCTATCTGTTTGCCACGCTTGCACCCTTTATTGCTATCAGTGAGGCGGGGCTTTCAGAAAAGGCGTTTGGTCTTTATAACCTGGTTCCAGCGATTGGCCTTGTCAGCGGCGGGCTTATTGCTGCACACCTTTCAGCGCGTGTTTCGCAGCGCATGGCACTTTCAGCAGGTCTTGGCATTACCGCAGTATCCGTCGTTTTGATGGGGGTTGCGACATATCTCAAAATGCCGGTACTCTGGATGCTCTTTGTGCCCATGATTACCGTGAATTTTGGGAACGCGCTGATTTATCCGAACGCATCCGTACTGGCCTTGAAGAAAGCCACTGACAAAAGTAACGCATCAGCCGTGATGAGTTTTATCAACATGGGCTTTGCCACCGTTATGGTACTCGCCGCAGGCTTCACGACACCCGGCCAGCTGGTATTCATGGCGGCACTCGTTCTGCTCACCATTTTTATGGCGCTGTGCCTGTGGGGGCGGCGGTGA
- a CDS encoding LysR family transcriptional regulator, translating to MIALSLIHLFITVTESGSFARAAAKLDVSLPAVSGGMARLEKALGTRLWDRSTRPGRPTEAGLRYYEQVREGMSLLERAERALLESRRDIHGYLHVTSNRFIAEEFLLPHLKTFSDNHPRLTLNLHLAEVLPEETGKQTDILFGVTLEGMAHHAQKPVGVTRHILCASPKFLSTSGTPATPASLSHFAFIGHSMRPHPGEITLAGGQTLRLNPRLLMNDSAGIRTMALNGAGIAWLHEYVVRDALADGRLVEILPEHAREPQTLYLYYAYDVYLQPGIRAFVDFFAERAS from the coding sequence ATGATTGCTTTATCGCTGATTCATCTGTTTATAACCGTTACCGAATCCGGAAGCTTTGCTCGAGCCGCTGCAAAACTCGATGTTTCGCTGCCGGCCGTCAGCGGCGGGATGGCGCGCCTTGAAAAAGCGCTCGGTACCCGCCTCTGGGACAGGAGCACGCGCCCCGGTCGTCCGACAGAAGCCGGCCTTCGCTATTACGAACAGGTGCGTGAAGGCATGAGTCTTCTTGAGCGTGCTGAACGCGCATTATTGGAAAGCCGCCGCGACATTCACGGATATTTGCATGTGACCAGCAACCGCTTCATTGCCGAGGAGTTCCTTCTGCCGCATCTAAAAACCTTCAGCGATAACCACCCGCGCCTCACACTGAACCTTCATCTCGCCGAAGTTCTACCGGAAGAAACCGGAAAACAGACCGACATTCTTTTCGGGGTCACACTTGAGGGGATGGCGCATCATGCGCAAAAGCCTGTGGGCGTCACACGCCATATCCTGTGCGCTTCACCGAAGTTTCTCAGTACCTCTGGCACTCCCGCCACCCCGGCATCTCTCTCTCATTTTGCGTTTATCGGCCACAGCATGCGCCCGCATCCCGGTGAAATCACTCTGGCAGGCGGCCAGACACTGCGCCTCAATCCCCGTCTGTTGATGAATGACAGCGCCGGTATACGCACCATGGCACTTAATGGCGCCGGAATTGCGTGGCTGCATGAGTATGTGGTGCGAGATGCACTCGCTGACGGGCGCCTCGTTGAGATATTGCCTGAACATGCGCGAGAGCCGCAAACGCTCTACCTTTATTATGCGTATGACGTGTACCTGCAGCCCGGCATTCGCGCCTTTGTCGATTTCTTTGCAGAGCGCGCCTCTTGA
- a CDS encoding DegV family protein: MQSLHIEPAVSTLTCLDAKTLHAAICWGCEALVNARESLNSINVFPVADGDTGDNMASTARAILEFSRTDTSMERMLHAVADASVLGAHGNSGIIFSQFFNALSSSPITMDALDTPTFARLLEQAASGVRASLANPMEGTMLTLIDVLAMEAGARAKEITCFKALHLAVMPALERALNNTEQQLPELSRAHVVDAGALGFYRFMEGFVDCLQNPSAKTHAQITEIPAAMAHTPNATDTPPNHRYCTEAILRADSIDQELLTQRLCAHGDSVVLTGNVRICRFHLHTDTPWKVFENLFDLGTLEYPKVDDMQRQYEMHHTRKYPIALVTDTSADLPASVLDAYQVHQIPISIHYNNHTLLDRLCLESGHLYATMGSLDKHPTTSLPSLPLMEEKLSLLSREYEQVLVLSLSGALSGTHDALVNLSKNFNNVTVVDSGMTSGGLGLLVEYAARLIAEGQSLTDIKAALESARENVAIYVLVENFDALKRSGRVGRLTAHIGRLSGLKPIITVKPRSKGSVCGGAFSLQSGLERLVALIQKKASAHEDAPMRYGIMHAGAPELAEELRALATKTFKTPPAFVEQASAAIGLHAGQGAVAIAALFE, translated from the coding sequence ATGCAATCGCTACACATTGAACCCGCAGTAAGCACCCTTACCTGTCTGGACGCTAAAACGCTGCATGCGGCCATTTGCTGGGGATGTGAGGCGCTTGTAAATGCCCGTGAAAGCCTGAACAGCATTAACGTATTCCCGGTTGCTGATGGGGATACCGGTGATAACATGGCATCAACGGCACGTGCTATTCTTGAATTTTCCCGAACTGACACGTCCATGGAACGCATGCTGCATGCTGTTGCCGATGCTTCCGTCCTTGGTGCGCACGGTAATTCCGGGATTATTTTTTCACAGTTTTTCAACGCGCTCTCATCCTCCCCTATCACGATGGATGCACTGGACACACCGACCTTTGCACGCCTGCTTGAGCAGGCAGCCTCCGGCGTACGCGCATCACTTGCCAACCCCATGGAAGGCACCATGCTGACGCTTATCGATGTACTCGCCATGGAAGCAGGCGCCCGCGCAAAAGAGATAACCTGTTTTAAGGCATTGCATCTGGCGGTCATGCCAGCCCTTGAGCGTGCGCTTAACAACACAGAGCAGCAGCTGCCGGAACTGTCGCGGGCGCATGTGGTAGATGCCGGTGCGCTTGGGTTTTACCGCTTCATGGAAGGCTTTGTGGATTGCCTGCAAAACCCCAGTGCGAAAACCCATGCTCAAATTACAGAGATACCTGCGGCAATGGCGCACACACCCAATGCCACGGACACTCCACCCAATCATCGCTACTGTACGGAAGCCATCCTGCGTGCCGACTCCATCGATCAGGAGCTTCTGACGCAGCGCCTCTGTGCGCATGGCGATTCGGTCGTTCTGACCGGTAACGTGCGTATCTGCCGCTTTCATCTGCACACGGACACACCCTGGAAAGTGTTTGAAAACCTCTTTGATTTGGGCACGCTTGAATACCCCAAAGTCGATGACATGCAGCGCCAGTATGAAATGCACCACACGCGCAAATATCCAATTGCACTGGTCACCGACACCAGTGCCGATTTGCCTGCGTCTGTCCTTGATGCGTATCAAGTGCACCAGATTCCAATTTCCATCCACTACAATAACCACACCCTGCTTGACAGGCTCTGTCTGGAATCGGGGCACCTCTATGCCACCATGGGCAGCCTCGATAAACATCCAACCACCTCCCTGCCCTCGCTGCCATTGATGGAAGAAAAGCTTTCACTGCTCTCCCGCGAGTATGAACAGGTACTGGTACTGTCATTGTCGGGTGCACTGAGTGGCACGCATGATGCGCTGGTGAATCTTTCTAAAAATTTCAACAACGTAACCGTTGTCGACTCTGGAATGACTTCCGGTGGCCTTGGTCTGCTGGTTGAGTATGCAGCACGCTTAATTGCAGAGGGACAATCACTGACAGACATCAAAGCGGCACTTGAAAGCGCCCGGGAAAACGTAGCGATTTACGTACTCGTGGAAAACTTTGACGCCCTTAAACGCTCCGGGCGCGTAGGACGCCTTACAGCGCATATTGGTCGGCTTTCAGGTCTGAAGCCCATTATCACGGTTAAACCCCGCAGCAAGGGTTCTGTATGTGGCGGCGCGTTTTCGCTCCAAAGCGGGCTTGAGCGCCTTGTAGCACTCATTCAGAAAAAAGCGTCTGCACATGAAGACGCACCGATGCGCTATGGCATCATGCACGCCGGCGCACCCGAACTTGCAGAAGAACTGCGCGCACTTGCGACTAAGACCTTTAAAACGCCACCGGCGTTTGTTGAACAGGCCTCCGCTGCCATCGGCCTGCATGCAGGCCAGGGCGCGGTCGCCATTGCGGCACTCTTTGAATAG
- a CDS encoding Leu/Phe/Val dehydrogenase gives MTAEHVVPHAAHTATEDDFLDYALSHGFGDLHFRVDPKTGMKAIIALHSTKLGPALGGCRFIEYPDTAHALQDAMRLARGMSYKAASVNLPLGGGKSVIIKPRGSFDREALFHAFGEFVNDIGGRYITALDSGTELTDMEIIAEHTPYVASLARLKGDPSPWTAQGVFRGIQAAVAFKLGKNQLNGLHIAIQGLGHVGYNLARSLHEAGVKLTVADVVPAQVERAVREFGAESVSTADIHKVRADVFAPCALGAILNEQTIPELQTSIIAGGANNQLAHSWHGKLLADRGILYAPDYVINAGGLIFAASQYLHTPQKEAEDQLNHIGTTLQEIFERANREQRTTSEIADTLAQEKIAG, from the coding sequence ATGACTGCGGAACACGTCGTACCCCATGCGGCACACACTGCCACTGAAGATGATTTTCTGGATTACGCCCTGAGTCACGGGTTTGGTGATCTGCATTTCAGGGTCGACCCCAAAACCGGCATGAAAGCCATCATCGCCCTGCACAGCACAAAGCTTGGACCGGCGCTTGGCGGGTGTCGTTTTATCGAATATCCCGACACCGCACATGCCCTGCAGGATGCCATGCGACTTGCCCGCGGCATGAGCTACAAGGCCGCTTCCGTTAACCTGCCACTTGGCGGCGGAAAGTCTGTCATTATCAAACCCCGGGGTTCCTTTGACCGCGAAGCGCTTTTCCATGCGTTTGGCGAATTTGTCAACGATATCGGCGGTCGATACATTACCGCGCTCGACAGCGGCACCGAACTCACCGACATGGAAATCATCGCTGAGCACACCCCTTATGTCGCCAGCCTCGCGCGTCTGAAAGGCGACCCGTCTCCATGGACGGCTCAAGGTGTATTTCGCGGCATTCAAGCCGCTGTTGCCTTCAAGCTTGGAAAAAATCAGCTGAACGGGCTGCATATCGCCATTCAGGGGCTTGGGCATGTTGGCTATAACCTTGCCCGCTCTTTGCATGAAGCCGGCGTAAAACTGACGGTTGCTGATGTTGTACCGGCACAGGTTGAGCGCGCTGTGCGCGAATTTGGCGCCGAATCCGTCTCAACGGCTGATATCCATAAAGTGCGGGCAGATGTGTTTGCGCCCTGTGCACTGGGCGCCATTCTGAACGAGCAGACGATTCCTGAACTCCAGACCTCCATCATCGCTGGCGGCGCTAACAACCAGCTTGCCCACAGCTGGCACGGAAAACTGCTTGCAGACCGTGGCATTCTCTATGCACCGGACTATGTGATTAATGCCGGGGGGCTTATTTTTGCTGCGAGCCAGTATCTGCACACGCCCCAGAAGGAAGCCGAAGACCAGCTTAACCACATTGGCACCACGCTTCAGGAAATTTTTGAACGCGCCAATCGCGAACAGCGCACGACCAGCGAGATAGCCGACACCCTTGCTCAGGAAAAGATAGCCGGATGA
- a CDS encoding class I SAM-dependent methyltransferase produces the protein MKHLAMTPELYRYLLDVSLKETDTQRALREETAKLPLANMQVSPEQAQFMQMLLRIIGAKKVLELGTFTGYSALSMALALPPDGELITCDINPEWTVIAEPFWKQSEARDKISLRLGPGLKTLQSLMDEGHAGTFDFIFIDADKTNYIPYYEFALQLLSPIGIIAIDNVFWDGAVIDDADNSPQTREIRRINERLRTDTRVYTSLLPIADGLFLVKPKI, from the coding sequence ATGAAACACCTTGCCATGACGCCCGAGCTTTACCGCTATCTGCTGGATGTTTCCCTCAAGGAAACTGACACGCAGCGGGCGCTGCGTGAGGAAACGGCGAAACTTCCGCTGGCAAACATGCAGGTGTCCCCCGAGCAGGCGCAGTTCATGCAGATGCTTCTGCGCATTATTGGTGCGAAGAAAGTGCTCGAGCTCGGCACATTTACCGGCTACAGCGCGCTGTCCATGGCGCTGGCGCTGCCTCCCGATGGCGAGCTTATCACCTGTGACATTAATCCCGAATGGACGGTCATTGCTGAGCCTTTCTGGAAGCAATCCGAAGCTCGCGACAAAATTTCACTGCGCTTAGGGCCTGGCCTCAAAACGCTGCAGTCGCTCATGGATGAAGGGCATGCCGGTACCTTTGATTTTATCTTTATTGATGCCGACAAAACCAATTACATCCCTTATTACGAGTTTGCACTGCAATTGCTGTCCCCCATCGGGATTATTGCAATCGATAACGTTTTCTGGGACGGCGCGGTCATTGATGATGCGGACAATTCCCCGCAAACGCGCGAAATTCGACGCATTAACGAACGCCTGCGCACTGACACACGTGTGTACACAAGCCTTTTACCCATTGCTGATGGACTCTTTCTCGTAAAACCCAAAATTTGA
- the hppD gene encoding 4-hydroxyphenylpyruvate dioxygenase — protein sequence MQPNDNPCGLDGFAFLEFSGPDRAHLDRQFQEMGFTETARHKTRDISVWSQGHIRFIVNNEKIGQAHKHANLHGSGTCAMGFRVKDAKAAHAHALANGAVDFYSGAHGLYAIEAIGGSVIYFAEGDALPFAGEWNSMAKAPVSNDCGLQYIDHLTHNVFRGNMDKWAGFYEKLFNFREIRFFNIRGQMTGLLSRAMASPCGTIKIPLNESKDDQSQIEEFLHEYHGEGIQHIALTTENIYHSVQSLRNNNVRFLDVPDTYYEMLETRIPWHREPLDALAAGKILMDGEKTEEAGLLLQIFTENLFGPVFFEIIQRKGNQGFGEGNFQALFEAIERDQVRRGTLKPSSKEHTA from the coding sequence ATGCAACCGAATGATAATCCGTGTGGACTGGATGGTTTCGCGTTTCTTGAATTTTCGGGCCCTGACCGCGCTCACCTTGACCGCCAGTTTCAGGAAATGGGATTTACCGAAACAGCGCGCCATAAAACGCGCGATATTTCGGTCTGGAGCCAGGGGCATATCCGTTTTATCGTTAATAATGAAAAAATCGGTCAGGCACATAAACATGCGAACCTTCACGGCAGCGGCACATGCGCCATGGGGTTTCGCGTCAAAGATGCCAAAGCCGCACACGCCCATGCACTGGCAAATGGAGCCGTAGACTTTTACAGCGGTGCACACGGTCTTTACGCCATTGAGGCGATTGGCGGCAGTGTGATTTATTTTGCCGAAGGCGATGCGCTCCCCTTCGCCGGCGAATGGAACAGCATGGCAAAAGCACCCGTCAGCAATGACTGTGGTCTGCAATACATTGACCACCTTACCCACAACGTGTTTCGTGGCAACATGGACAAGTGGGCAGGCTTTTACGAAAAACTCTTTAACTTTCGCGAAATCCGCTTTTTCAACATCCGCGGACAGATGACCGGACTCTTAAGCCGTGCCATGGCAAGCCCCTGTGGCACCATCAAAATTCCCCTTAATGAATCCAAGGACGATCAGTCACAGATTGAAGAGTTTCTGCACGAATACCACGGCGAGGGCATTCAACACATCGCACTTACCACAGAGAATATCTACCACTCGGTGCAATCGCTGCGTAACAATAACGTGCGTTTCCTCGATGTACCGGACACGTATTACGAAATGCTCGAAACACGCATTCCCTGGCACCGGGAACCCCTTGACGCACTGGCTGCGGGCAAAATTCTCATGGACGGTGAAAAGACGGAAGAAGCGGGGCTTTTGCTGCAGATTTTCACGGAAAACCTCTTTGGGCCGGTGTTTTTTGAAATCATTCAGCGCAAGGGCAATCAGGGCTTTGGCGAGGGTAATTTTCAGGCGCTTTTTGAAGCCATCGAGCGCGACCAGGTTCGCCGGGGCACCCTCAAACCTTCATCCAAAGAGCATACCGCATGA
- a CDS encoding fumarylacetoacetate hydrolase family protein, which translates to MKFATLKSSDSRDGLLCVVSRDLQRAVIVADIAPTLQQALEQWREVEPALLVIYDALNRNARKDAFAFDPQKAASPLPRAYQWADGSAYVNHVELVRKARGAEMPASFWTDPLMYQGGSDTFLGPCDPIMVADEAYGIDFEAEVAVITDDVPMGVRAEDAFAHIRLFMLVNDVSLRNLIPAELAKGFGFFHSKPSSSFSPVAITPDELGAHLENARVHLPLKSFINGKCFGEPNAGVDMTFSFADLIAHAAHTRALCAGTIIGSGTVSNYDRTKGSSCIAEKRMLELLESGKSETPWLHFGDRVRIEMCDSEGQSLFGAIDQAVEPFVS; encoded by the coding sequence ATGAAATTCGCGACTCTGAAATCCTCCGACTCTCGTGATGGCCTTTTATGCGTGGTGAGCCGTGATCTGCAACGTGCGGTCATCGTCGCTGATATCGCCCCGACACTGCAACAGGCGCTCGAGCAGTGGCGCGAAGTCGAACCGGCACTTCTGGTCATCTACGATGCACTGAACCGTAACGCTCGCAAAGACGCATTCGCGTTTGACCCGCAAAAAGCGGCTTCTCCGCTGCCACGTGCCTATCAGTGGGCAGATGGCAGCGCCTATGTGAACCATGTCGAGCTGGTGCGCAAAGCACGCGGTGCCGAGATGCCGGCAAGCTTTTGGACTGACCCCCTCATGTATCAGGGGGGGTCTGACACGTTTCTTGGCCCCTGCGATCCGATTATGGTGGCGGATGAAGCGTATGGGATAGATTTTGAAGCGGAAGTCGCGGTGATTACCGATGACGTGCCGATGGGCGTGCGCGCAGAAGATGCGTTCGCACACATTCGCCTCTTTATGCTGGTGAATGATGTGTCGCTTCGCAATCTTATTCCGGCAGAGCTCGCCAAGGGCTTTGGGTTTTTTCACTCAAAGCCCTCAAGCAGCTTCTCACCGGTTGCCATCACGCCCGATGAACTCGGCGCACACCTTGAAAATGCCCGCGTACACCTTCCACTTAAGAGCTTCATTAATGGAAAATGTTTTGGGGAACCGAATGCCGGCGTGGACATGACCTTCTCGTTTGCTGACTTGATTGCACATGCGGCACACACCCGTGCCCTGTGTGCGGGAACCATCATCGGCTCAGGCACGGTTTCAAACTACGACCGCACTAAAGGCTCCTCCTGTATCGCTGAAAAGCGCATGCTGGAACTCCTGGAGAGCGGCAAGAGCGAAACCCCGTGGCTGCACTTTGGTGACCGTGTGCGCATTGAAATGTGTGACAGTGAGGGCCAGAGTCTTTTTGGCGCCATCGACCAGGCGGTGGAGCCTTTCGTATCATGA